From the genome of Candidatus Binataceae bacterium:
CGCGTTGTTGACCAAAATCGAAATCGGGCCGAGCGCGCGCTCGACCTCTGCCATCGCGGGTTCCAGCTCTGCGCGTTCGGTGACATCGAGGAGAATCGAAACTGCTCTGGCGCCAAGCTGTTCAAGTTCGGCCAGGACTATACGATTTTTCTGCTCGTTGCGCGCGAGAATCGCGACCGCCGCGCCGGCCTCGGCGAAGCCCAGCGCGATGCCCCGGCCGATCCCACCGTTGCCCCCCGTCACCACGGCCACGTTGCCGGCCAGGTCGAACATCTTCGGTGCAGCCATCCAAAACTCCTGAACTCTCTCGGCCAAGCTCCGCCGTGAACTCGAAGGTCTGCGGATTCCTGCTGCTTTATCTTATGAAAAATCCGCCGTCGACTATGAGGTCGGCGCCGGTCACGAAATCCGACGCATGTGAGGCCAGGAAAACCGCCGCGCCGGCCATCTCCTCGGGCTCGGCGAACCGACCCGCCGGCGTGCGGGTAATCATTTCTTGTTTCACCGCGGCGTACTGCGGATCATTGCGAATCCAGTCGGTCATGTCGGTGGTGGTCCAGCCGGGGGCCAGCGAGTTCACCTGGATATTGTAGGGCGCCAGTTCGATCGCAAGGCATCGCGTTAGCTGGAGCAGGCCGCCCTTGCTGACTCCGTATGAGGGGTAGATGGGCGTGCCTTTGTAGCCGCCCACGCTGGCGACATTGATGATTTTGCCGGCGCGACGCTGGACCATGGATTGCGCTGCATACTTCGAGAGCAGAAAGCACGCAGTGAGGTCGGTCTCAATGACCGAGTCCCAATCCTCCTCGGTGTGCTCGAGCAGGTTCTTCAGCACCGCGAACGCGGCATTGTTGACCAGGATATCGATCGGGCCGAGCTCGCGCTCGATAGATGCCAGCGCGGGCTTAAGGTCCGCGCGCCGCGCGACATCGAGCTTGAGCGCCATGGCCGGGTTTCCCAGCGCGCGGAGCTCGGCGAGCGTATCACGATTGCGCTGCTCGTTGCGTGCCAGGATGGCGACTTTCGCGCCTGCGGTAGCAAGCCCCAGTGCGATTCCGCGTCCTATCCCGCCATTGCCGCCGGTTACCACGGCGACCTTGCCGCTCAGATCGAACATCTTGGTATTGGTCATCGCTTCCCTCCCGGGAGCGCAAATTCTCGGGAGTTCGCAGCTTACCCGGATTCAGCCCCGATTAACCACCAGCCTCGAACCGAGGGCATGCTCAAGACCGGCTCGCAACTCTTCTTGGTGTCCTGGTGTCTTTGTGGTTAGGTGTCCTACCAAGAGACCGCGGTGCGTGAGTTAGGCTGCGGCCGCTATCGGGAAAGGATTATTCGCCATGGGACTACGAACGGCAGAGCAATATAAGGCATCGTTGCGCGACGGGCGCGCGGTGTTTTTTCGCGGCGACAAAGTTGCGGACGTCACGGCGCATCCCGTCATCGGAATCGCGGTCGAACATGCTGCGCTTGACTACCGGATGGCCGAGGACCCGCAGTATCGCGAGCTGGTGGTGGTCAAGGAAGGCGCCGACGAATACAGCCGTTACTATCACCTGCCCCGGAACGGCGACGATCTGCTAAAGCGCAGCGCGCTCATCGCGGCTGCGACCCGGGAGGGGGCAACCCTGGTAGTACTGATCAAAGAGATCGGCACCGATGCGCTCCTGGCACTGCGCATCATCGGGGAGCGGATGGCGGCGGCGGGTAAACCCGAGTACCGGGAGCGCATCCACAAGTTCTATCGGCATTGCCGTGACAACGATCTGGCGGTCGCGGTCGCGCAAACCGATGTCAAAGGGGACCGCTCTCTGGGTCCCACCCAGCAGGATCATCCCGACTACTACGTGCGCATGGTCGAGGAGCGGCCCGATGGCGTGGTGGTCAGGGGTGCCAAGGTTCACACCTCGGTTTCAACCAACACCAACGAAGTGATCGTGCTGCCGACGCGAGCGATGCGTCCCGAGGACAAGGCCTATGCGATCGGGTTCGCGCTGCCCATGAATGCGCCGGGCTTGAAGATGATCGCGAGTCCGCATGGGTCGAGCAAGAAGAATCCGTTCGAGCATCCGATCAGCGCCCGACACAAGATGATGGAGACGCTCACCGTCTTCGATGACGTGTTCGTGCCGAAGGAAAGAATCTTCCTGAATGGCGAGATCGACTTCGCGGGCCTGCTTGCGCTGACCTTCGTCCGCTTTCATCGTTTCACCGCGGTGTCATACAAGCTGCCGTTGCTGGAGCTGCTCGCGGGCGCCGGAGCGGCGATTGCGGAGGCCAATGGAATTTCGCGCGCCGGACACGTGCGCGACAAGCTCACCCATCTGGCGGCGTATCACACCACGGTGCGGGGGCTGATCGAACACGCGGCGCGGACCTGTACGCTCGAAGACGGGATCGCGGTGCCGAATACGCTACTGACCAACGTCGCGAAGTACCATTTCGCGCACAACTACCATCAGGGGGTGCAGATCGTGCAGGACCTCGCCGGCGGACTGCTGGTGACCGCGCCCGGCGAGGAGGACCTCAAGAGCGAGGCGACCCGCGAGTATGTGCTCAAGTACATGGGTGGGGCGAAGGGCTTCGACGCGGAAAAGCGGCTGCGGTTGTTAAACTTGATCAGCGACCTCACCTCTTCGGAGTACGGCGGATACCAGGAAGTGCTCGCGGTGCACGCGGAGGGCGGATTCGAGGCAGAGAAGCTCCAGGCCTATCGCGAATACGACTTCAAGACGGTCGCGGCGTACGCGCGCAAACTGGCGGGCGTATAGCGGGCGGATACGGGCCGCAGCCCGTGCCGATCAGACGCGGTCCGCTTCAGCACGGTCTTGGGCGGTTGCTCACGAATCGTCCGAGTCGCCTCTTCTATTGGTCGGTCCGCAACTCGACGGTGTTCCCGTCGGGGTCGAGGATCCAGAGCTGACGGCCGGCGCCCATGTTGGATGGAGCTTCGAGAAATTCGATGCCCATATCCTTGAGGGTGCGCTTCGTCTCCTCGAAATCGGCCACCTCGAGGGCGATATGCGCACCGAGCGGATCGGGCTTGCGCCCGTGGTCCTGGCTCGAAATCAGGTGAATCGCGTTCTCTCCGACGCCATACCACGCTCCCGCAAAGGGAAAATTGGGACGGGGAAGTTTCTTGAGACCGAGCACGCTTTCATAAAACTTGGTCGCGCGTTCGGCATCGGTGATGCGCACCGCGCTGTGGCTGAAGCCCTTGATCTTGATCATCGCACCTCACCTCGAAGAGCATCCACGGATTTCGCAGCTTTACACGGATCAGGAGGATTGCGGCAAATCGGCGGAATCCGCGGGTGGCGCGCTTCTCAGTGCATTTCCGCGCCGCCGGCTATGTTGAGTGCCACGCCCGTGATGTTGTCCGCGCGGCACAAGTACACGACTGCGTCCCCGATGTCATCCGGGGTCTGCGCTCGGCGCAGAAAGGTGTTGCGCTCGACGTAGGTGTCGAAAGCCGCTTCGCGATTTACCCCCAGCGACGGAGCCACCACCGGATCGAGCACATCCGACCACATCGCGGTGTGCAGAAAGCCCGGGCATACCGCGTTGACCCGAATGTTGTCCGGGCCCAGTTCCTCGGCCAGCGATTGGGTGAAGCCCACCACCGCGAACTTGCTGGAGCAATATGCGGCCACGTTGCCATGACCGGTCTTGCCTGCCACGGACGCGGTGTTGACGATCGCGCCGCCGCCGCGCTTGCGCATCGCGGGGATGCATGCCTTCGAGCACAGGAACACGCCCTTGACGTTGACTCCCATCATGCGATCCCAGGTCTGCTCGCTGAACGATTCGACCGGGCCGACCGCAATGATCCCCGCGTTGTTGCAAAGAATATCGATCCCGCCCAACGCGGACTCGGCCTCCCTGGCCATCCGCTGACAATCCGCCCACCGGGTCACGTCGGCGAGGATCGCAGCGGCCCGCACGCCGCGGTGCGTCACTTCCTCAACGGTGCGATTCAATTCGGTCTGCGCGGCGAGATTGTAGGTCAGCGTCGCATCGGCGGGATTGCCGAGATCGACGAGCGCGACGTTCGCACCGGCGTCCGCCAGCTTGAGTGCCATACCCCGGCCGATGCCGCGCGCCGCCCCGGTGACGATTGCGCACTTACCTTTGAGTTCCATCGCGTCTCCTCGGTCCGGAATGAGAATCCGCAGATTTACGCATTTGGAAGATTCCGGCAATCCGGGGAGGCTGGGTGACCTGCGAAGTCCTGCGATTTAGTCGAAAGCGTTTTCGCCGGTTAGGTCGCGGCCCAGGATCAGGGTGTGGACGTCGAAGGTGCCTTCGTAGGTGTTCACCGTCTCGAGGTTCAGCAGGTGCCGGATCACCGGATATTCGTTGACGATTCCATTGGCGCCCAGCATGTCGCGCGCATTGCGCGCGATCTTCAGCGCCTCGTTTACGTTGTTGCGCTTGGCGAAAGACACGTGTTCCGGCCGGTACTTGCCGGCGTCTTTCAGCTGCGCCAGCCGCAGACAGATCATCTGCATCTTGGTGATCTCGGTGAGCATCGTGACCAGTTTGCTCTGGACCAGCTGATAGCCGGCCAGCGGGCGCGAGAACTGCTTGCGCGACTTCGTGTAGTCGAGCGCGCAGTTGTAGCAGGTACGCGCGGACCCGATCGCACCCCAGGCGATTCCGTAGCGCGCCTGGGTGAGACATCCAAGCGGCCCTTTGAGTCCTCGCGCACCCGGCAGATGGGCGCTGGCCGGGATACGCACGTCTTCCATGATGAGCTCCGAGGTGATCGACGCGCGCATCGAGAACTTTCCGTGGATGTCGTGAGTGGAGAATCCCGGGGTACCCTTTTCAACCAGGAATCCGGTAATGCCCTCGTCGACCTTGGCCCACACGATGGCGACATCCGCTATCGATCCGTTGGTGATCCAGCGTTTAGTGCCGTTGAGGATCCACCCGTCGCCGTCCTTGCGCGCGCGCGTTTCCATCCCGCCCGGGTCGGAGCCGTGGTCGGGCTCGGTAAGCCCGAAGCACCCGATGAGCTTGCCCTTGGCCATTTCGGGCAGGTAACGCCTTTTCTGTTCTTCGGTTCCGTTGGCGTAGATGGCGTACATCGAGAGCGAACTCTGCACCGAAGCGAGGGAGCGCAGCCCCGAGTCCGCGGCTTCCAGCTCCTGCATGACTAAGCCGTAAGCCACGTTGTTCATCCCGGCGCATCCGTAGCCCCGAAGATTAGCGCCGAACATACCCAGCTCGGCCATCTGCGGAATCAGATCTTTAGGAAAAGTCTCGTCGGCAAAGTGGCGTTCGATGTCGGGAAGCACCTCACGACTGACGAACCGGCGCACGGTGTCGCGGGTAGCACGTTCTTCGGGTGTGAGCAGGTCGTCCAGATGGAAGAAATCCAAATCTCTTAACAATTCCGGCATGTTACGCTCCGTTTCATGTTTTGCAGGAATACGTAGGGTTTTACGGGGAAAATTAGCGCACCACGGCGTCGTTTGGAGGTGGCCGGTTTCGGGATCCGTGGACTTCCCGAAGAGGACGCTCTTGACCCGTGCTGGCGCTTTCCGCAGGGTAATTGGAAAGGCCGTGGGAGTTAAATTGGGCTACTGGTTGCCTCACTTCCGAGTATCACGTAGCCTAATGCCACAAATCAGCATTTCGTAAGGTAGTATGCACATCGAAACGTTAAAGGTCTTCTGCGACATAATCGAAAGTGGAAGCTTTTCTTATGCCGCCTCGCAAAACTTTGTAACCCAGTCGGCGGTCAGCCAGCAGGTCCGGAGTCTGGAGGAAAAATACGATTGCCGATTGATAGAACGCGGGCGGGCTGGAGTCAAACCAACTCCCGCGGGCCAGATTCTCTACACCGCCAGCAAAGAGATCGTGCGCCGCTTCATGGAGCTGGAAAATCGTCTGCGCGAGATCGGGTCGGTGGTGGCAGGCTCGATTCGGGTTGGCACCGTGTACAGCGTCGGACTCCACGAGCTCCCGCCCTACCTGACCGAATTTTTGCGCAACTATCCGGCCGTCAACGTCCATCTCGAATACCTGCGCTCGAACAAAATTTACGAGGACCTGATCGAAGGCAAGATCGATCTGGGCGTGGTGGCGTATCCCGCCAAGCGCAGCCAGATCGTGTCGATCGCGTTTAGGCATGATGAGCTGGTCCTGGTGGTGCCCCCCGACAGTCCGCTCGCCAAGCACAACAAGGTCAGCGTGGGCGCACTTGCGGGGCAAAAGTTCGTTGGCTACGAGCGCGACATCGCGACCCGCAAAGCTTCGGATCGCATCCTGCGCGACCACGGCGTCAAGCCGCAGTACGTGCTCGAGTTCGACAATATCGAGACCATCAAGCGTGCGGTCGAGATTGCTCTCGGATGCGCGATCGTTCCGAAGATGACAGTGGATAACGAAGTTTCGCGCGGCACCCTCAAGATGCTTGAATTCACGGAAGGAACCTTTACCCGGCCGTTGGCCATCATCTACAAGCGCGGTCGCGAACTATCGCCGGCGGTGCGCAAGTTTATCGAGGTGCTGACCCACAACAACGGCGCCGGCAAGCCGGGCCGTTCCGAGCGGGCCGAGCGCAGCTCCCGCAGCGAGCGCGTAGAACGAGCCACGCCCGACGGCAATCGCGACGGCAGCGAGAAGGTCGAAAAGCTCGCCTAGCAAAGAGAACCACAGGGGGCTGCCGCTCAATCCGGCCGCCGCAGCCGCAAAGCGGCGCGGCGCGCGCCAGTGCCGGATTGGATGTTCACCTTAGATTGGCGGGGGTTGGAAGCCGCCCAGTTCCTGTTCCAGCAGTTTCGCTACCGCCAGTACCTCCTCTTCGGCGAATGCACGACCCACCACCTGAACCCCGGTCGGGAGTCCCTGGTGGTCGCGTCCCGCGGGTACCACCGCTCCCGGCAAGCCTGCGCAGTTGCCGAACAGGACCGGCCAGTTGGCAGCGAACAGCGGATATTCCTTGCCGTCGATGTCCACGGTCTGCTTGCCTTCCGCGAATGCGGTGGCGCAGAACGGCGGACAGATCAGGATCGGATAGCGTTCCATGAATTTGGCCAGCTCGACGCGGAAAGTATCGCGCGCGATGGAGGCGAGAAAGAATTCGGCGGCCGACTTGGGCTCGGAAGGCGCGAGCAAACCGTTGCGCAGGCGCTCGCGGGAAAGGTTGATCTTATCGCCGAGCACCTGGCGTAGCAGCGTGCCTCCATCGGCGGTCGCGTATGCCATCCACAGGCGCGCGGCATCCTGGATGGGTGGCTGCGCCTCCTCCACGCTCAGTCCGGACTTGGCCAGCGCCTTGGCCGCGCGTTCGGTAGCCGCGCGGATGTCGCGAGCCACCGGCACCTCGCCGCCTCCCGCGGTGAAGAACGCGCACCGCAGCTTCTTCACCTCGATGCGCTCCGGGTGGGCTTGCGGAGACGGCGCGGTGTAGGGCGCGCTCCAATGGGCTCCCTTGATGACGTTGTAGGCCATCGTCAGGTCATCGACGTATCGCGCCATCGGCCCGAGTGTCGCCATGTGGGAAATTCCCGGCGGCGCCGCGGGCCCCGGCGACATGTGTCCCGCCAACGGAATCGTTCCCCAACTCGGCTTTAGTCCGACGATGCCGCAGAAGTGGGCCGGCACCCGAATCGATCCACCGTAATCGGAGCCCAGTCCCAACGGGGACATGCCTGCCGCCAATGCCGCAGCTTCACCCCCGCTCGATCCACCCGGCACGCGTGCACGATTCCACGGATTCTTGGTCGGCCCGAACAGCGGATTGTCGCAGTCGTAATCGAAGGTCATTTCGGGGGTGTTGGTCTTGCCGAGCACGACCGCGCCGGCCGCGCGCAAGCGTGCG
Proteins encoded in this window:
- a CDS encoding LysR substrate-binding domain-containing protein, which produces MHIETLKVFCDIIESGSFSYAASQNFVTQSAVSQQVRSLEEKYDCRLIERGRAGVKPTPAGQILYTASKEIVRRFMELENRLREIGSVVAGSIRVGTVYSVGLHELPPYLTEFLRNYPAVNVHLEYLRSNKIYEDLIEGKIDLGVVAYPAKRSQIVSIAFRHDELVLVVPPDSPLAKHNKVSVGALAGQKFVGYERDIATRKASDRILRDHGVKPQYVLEFDNIETIKRAVEIALGCAIVPKMTVDNEVSRGTLKMLEFTEGTFTRPLAIIYKRGRELSPAVRKFIEVLTHNNGAGKPGRSERAERSSRSERVERATPDGNRDGSEKVEKLA
- a CDS encoding acyl-CoA dehydrogenase, producing MPELLRDLDFFHLDDLLTPEERATRDTVRRFVSREVLPDIERHFADETFPKDLIPQMAELGMFGANLRGYGCAGMNNVAYGLVMQELEAADSGLRSLASVQSSLSMYAIYANGTEEQKRRYLPEMAKGKLIGCFGLTEPDHGSDPGGMETRARKDGDGWILNGTKRWITNGSIADVAIVWAKVDEGITGFLVEKGTPGFSTHDIHGKFSMRASITSELIMEDVRIPASAHLPGARGLKGPLGCLTQARYGIAWGAIGSARTCYNCALDYTKSRKQFSRPLAGYQLVQSKLVTMLTEITKMQMICLRLAQLKDAGKYRPEHVSFAKRNNVNEALKIARNARDMLGANGIVNEYPVIRHLLNLETVNTYEGTFDVHTLILGRDLTGENAFD
- a CDS encoding amidase; the protein is MGFSEELFFAPAGRLVAMLKAREISAAELTQQFFKRIDALNPGLNAVITLVKERATREAADCDRRLARSGEARPLEGLPVTIKDSIITEGVRSTWGMKIFEDYVSDTDAPVVARLRAAGAVVLGKTNTPEMTFDYDCDNPLFGPTKNPWNRARVPGGSSGGEAAALAAGMSPLGLGSDYGGSIRVPAHFCGIVGLKPSWGTIPLAGHMSPGPAAPPGISHMATLGPMARYVDDLTMAYNVIKGAHWSAPYTAPSPQAHPERIEVKKLRCAFFTAGGGEVPVARDIRAATERAAKALAKSGLSVEEAQPPIQDAARLWMAYATADGGTLLRQVLGDKINLSRERLRNGLLAPSEPKSAAEFFLASIARDTFRVELAKFMERYPILICPPFCATAFAEGKQTVDIDGKEYPLFAANWPVLFGNCAGLPGAVVPAGRDHQGLPTGVQVVGRAFAEEEVLAVAKLLEQELGGFQPPPI
- a CDS encoding VOC family protein is translated as MIKIKGFSHSAVRITDAERATKFYESVLGLKKLPRPNFPFAGAWYGVGENAIHLISSQDHGRKPDPLGAHIALEVADFEETKRTLKDMGIEFLEAPSNMGAGRQLWILDPDGNTVELRTDQ
- a CDS encoding SDR family NAD(P)-dependent oxidoreductase — encoded protein: MELKGKCAIVTGAARGIGRGMALKLADAGANVALVDLGNPADATLTYNLAAQTELNRTVEEVTHRGVRAAAILADVTRWADCQRMAREAESALGGIDILCNNAGIIAVGPVESFSEQTWDRMMGVNVKGVFLCSKACIPAMRKRGGGAIVNTASVAGKTGHGNVAAYCSSKFAVVGFTQSLAEELGPDNIRVNAVCPGFLHTAMWSDVLDPVVAPSLGVNREAAFDTYVERNTFLRRAQTPDDIGDAVVYLCRADNITGVALNIAGGAEMH
- a CDS encoding 4-hydroxyphenylacetate 3-hydroxylase N-terminal domain-containing protein, encoding MGLRTAEQYKASLRDGRAVFFRGDKVADVTAHPVIGIAVEHAALDYRMAEDPQYRELVVVKEGADEYSRYYHLPRNGDDLLKRSALIAAATREGATLVVLIKEIGTDALLALRIIGERMAAAGKPEYRERIHKFYRHCRDNDLAVAVAQTDVKGDRSLGPTQQDHPDYYVRMVEERPDGVVVRGAKVHTSVSTNTNEVIVLPTRAMRPEDKAYAIGFALPMNAPGLKMIASPHGSSKKNPFEHPISARHKMMETLTVFDDVFVPKERIFLNGEIDFAGLLALTFVRFHRFTAVSYKLPLLELLAGAGAAIAEANGISRAGHVRDKLTHLAAYHTTVRGLIEHAARTCTLEDGIAVPNTLLTNVAKYHFAHNYHQGVQIVQDLAGGLLVTAPGEEDLKSEATREYVLKYMGGAKGFDAEKRLRLLNLISDLTSSEYGGYQEVLAVHAEGGFEAEKLQAYREYDFKTVAAYARKLAGV
- a CDS encoding glucose 1-dehydrogenase, whose amino-acid sequence is MTNTKMFDLSGKVAVVTGGNGGIGRGIALGLATAGAKVAILARNEQRNRDTLAELRALGNPAMALKLDVARRADLKPALASIERELGPIDILVNNAAFAVLKNLLEHTEEDWDSVIETDLTACFLLSKYAAQSMVQRRAGKIINVASVGGYKGTPIYPSYGVSKGGLLQLTRCLAIELAPYNIQVNSLAPGWTTTDMTDWIRNDPQYAAVKQEMITRTPAGRFAEPEEMAGAAVFLASHASDFVTGADLIVDGGFFIR